The Muntiacus reevesi chromosome 5, mMunRee1.1, whole genome shotgun sequence genome segment CCCATTGAATACTGTATTATAACCATCATTTCAccatatcctcaccagcactgAATATCGTTCAGTTgagtcggactctttgcaatcccatggaactgtagctcgccaggctcctctgtccatgggatttcccaggcagggatactgagtgggttgccatttccttctccaggggatcttcccgacccagggatcgagcccatgtctcctgcattgcaggcggactctacagtctgagctacccgggaagcccacgATCTTCATTACTATCAtttttttcatcatcatcatcaccatcatcatcatctctgcCTGTCTGCACGTGGGCAAAGGAGATCTCACTAGTTGGAGTTCACTTCTTTGGTTGTAAGTGCGGTTGAACGTGCTTTGCGTGTTAATTGTGCGTTGACCTTTCGAGATATCCCTCACCCAGTGGCTGGGATCCTGGCTGCTGGGGCGACCAGCCGCAGGCCAGGCCCGGTAGAGCCACGGCCATCCCGGACCCCACGGCCAGGGGGCGCTGCGACTCCAAGTCCTCCCGCCCCGTCCGGGTTGGCCtggcctgggctgggctgggccgaGTCGCGCTGGGCAGGGGCGGGCGGCTCGGCTGGAGGTACGGGCTGAGAGCAAAGATTGGTGTCTTTACGCCCTGACCTCAGCCGGAGGGCCCGCGGCATTATGACGGTGGGAGCCAGGCTCCGAAGCAAGGCGGCGGGCAGCCTCCCGCGCTGCGGGCCGCTGGCCCGGGGGCGAGGGCGGACGGAGGGGGACGAGGAGGCGGCCGCTATCCTGGAGCACCTGGAGAGCGGGGCGGAGGCGGCGGAGAGCGAGGCGAGCGCCCAGCGCCCGGGGTCCCGGGGCGCGCGGAGGGTGCACCTCGCCGTCCTCCCAGAGCGCTACGAGCCGCTGGAGGAGCAGGTGCCGAGCGAGAAGCCCAAGAAGAGGTACCGGAAGAAGCTGAAGAAGTGTGGCAAGGTAGGCATTCCGCCGCCCCCAGTACCCTGCCTGGGTCGGGCATCCCGACGGAGAGCCGGAGTCCGATCCCTACAGCCGGACGCTCTCAGCTTCTCTGCCCCGCTCCCGTGCCCACCATCGCCATTCTCTCCTGGAGCCCCGAAACGGCTCCGTGAACTGGGCAGTGGGGCGAAGGTGACTGCGGAGAGGGATCGGAACTAAACGAGAGGTTTCCTTACGCCCGGCTCCCCGGCTTCCCCCATGCTGGCGGGTGAATAATGTTCTCAAGGGTCGATTACCAGGTGGTTCTTGTCCTAGGGCTGTCTTCCCACTCCCCGGGGTAGTCGGGAGGACAGGAATCAgtgtccctgttttacagatgggaacactGAAGAATTAGCGTGTTCGGTGACTTGTAGAAGATGGCCCAGTTGGAAAGCAGGGAGTTACAGCCCACTTTATCTGTTTTCCAGCAACATCCTCTCAAGGACATCCCACTAGCTGAGAATTGTTGGCGTTATTCCCCCTAAATATTCTCAAGGTGATTTCCAGGGCCTCGGAGCGCAACAGTCCCTAAGTATTCTACTCGTTGAACCTTCTTTTCTCCCTGTGTGTTTCTCTGCAAACATACTGTCACTTGcatgggtgggggggtggggggtgacagagaatatGAATATGGGATACAACGGCAGTTTCTTTCTCAGAGATCAAAGCTGCTCCCAAGTTCTTCTGCCTGGACACCCTTAAGGATACTGCTGCCTCTGGCCCCTGGAGTTGGACAGGGCaacccagaaaaaaaatcagagaactcACTCTGTCTCGGCCAAAGGGCAGGGGCTCCACCTCATTATTGTCCCTCCAGTTATCTGTGTCCTCCGGCAATCTCTTATCATCCCTGAAACTGTCTCCACACCTAGCAACTGAGCTCTGTCATCTTCTTTTAAGGTGTGTCAGCAGCTTTAGGACCAGTAAACAAGCAGGCAGtggtaaaatatattaataaatatatgttagtAAGAAGTATAAAATTGAAACTTTCAGGCTTAGAGTCATTCAAGGATAAAtcatcctttttccttttttcccagtTGAGCACCAAAAAAGTCATTGTTTGCCTCAGTTGGTGAACTGATACATGTGTGAATCCCAGCTCAGAGGCTGGCTGAGCTGAAGATGCTCTGGGAGTTCTAACGATGTGCCAGACGTAGTGCTGAGCATTAGAGATCTAAAATGGGTATGAGGTAGTCACGCCCTAGCCGAGTCTTCCCGGGAGACGCTGGCCTATGGGTCACTGCCCTGGAGCTACATGGCAAGAGCCTCGGCATTTTATCTTCAGGAACGAGGTTGTAAAGTCAAGTTTCTCAGATTAGTGGTGACATGGAAACTGGTCACAGAAGGATGAGTCAGGGCTTCACAGGTTAATGATGAGGTTCTAGTTCACATTCACTAGTGTgattattattagaaaaaaaacaacagaaactagcaagtgttggtgaggatgtggaaaatttgatttcttgtgagttgctggtggaaatgtaaaatggggcagctgctgtggaaaacaatttagcatttcctcaaaaaattaaacacagaactaACATATGGCTATTGTATAAATatacaacaaggacctactatatagcacagggaactatattcaatatcttgtaatgacctataatggaaaagaatctgaaaaagagtatatatatattggtAGCActgtgctaaagaatctgcctgccaatgcaagagatgaaggagacttgggttctatccctgggtcgggaagatcgcctggaggaggaaatggcaacctgctccagtattcttgcctggaaaattccatggacagaggcggctGGCAGGCTATAAGTCCATGGAGTtagaaagagttgaacacaactgagcactcacacactcatgcacacacacacgcaccataTGCAATGATACTTAgagtaattccactcctaggtatataaccaaaagaactgaaaataggtACTCAAAgcaatatatatgtacacatgttcACATCACAATAGCTGAAGAGTGGCAAGTACTAAAATGTCGATCAACTGATAAGTGGATAAACAACATGTAGTACAcatacacagtgaaatattattcagccataaaaaggaatcaaGTACATGCTTCAACATGGATAAAACACAGTGCTAGTTGAAAGCAGCCAGACACACAAGGTCACATATCatgtatatgattccatttatataaaatatccagaataggtaaatccagaGAGACAGAAGGCAGATGGTTGCTTGCCAGGGactggagggaaagagaaatgcAGAGCGACTGCTTGCTCAATGTGTATGGGTTTGcctttggggatgatgaaaatatttagaagtatACAGAAGTGGTGGTTGCATACTGTTGTGAATGTGCTCAATACCATTGAGTTGTTCACTTGACAATGGTCAACTTTTacattatgtgaatttcacctcacctaaaaaaaaaaaaaaaaaaaccaagaaagaatTCCACCAGATAGAAAAAGCATGGGGTACAGGGCAGAGTGCTAGCAGAAGCGAGGCAGTGACAGCTCTGCAGGGTCACACACTGGTTCAATAGGCCAGGAAGCCAGGTGAGGATGCTGTCATGTTAGAAGTGGATGTGTCCTTTCTGCCCCTCAACTCCCAGGGTGCAAATGAGCCACCACTCTTTGTTGAAAATCCATGCGACTAGCCAAGGCTCAGCTAGAAATGTAGGGAGGTACACCAGGCAAAATTTTATCTCCCTTGGGTCAGGGGAGTAAGAAGTGACCTGCAGATAGCTCCATGGAAGGGCGAAGAAAGATCCTTTCTATCTTTTAGGCACTCATCCAGGTGCTTTCCTGCTTCtcttttttgaagaaaagaaaaagtatttctttatttttggctgtgttggctctttgttgctgtgctcaggcttcTGTCTAGATTTGGCGAGAAGGAGCTGCTCTCTAGTCATGGTCTGAAGCCTTCTCATTgcaatgacttctcttgttgcagagaatgggCTCTAAGGCagttgggcttcagcagttgtggtataCTGGCTTATTGCTCTGCGGTATGTGttatcttcctggaccggggatcgaaccggtgtcccctgcattgcaaggcagattcttaaccactggaccaccaaggaatccccCCTGCTTCTAAGTACAGAAAGCTGTTTGACTTTTGTGAACTGTCCTAGGATAGGCACCCCCACCCTCTGCTAACCCGTGGCCCCGAGTAGGGTCACCCCAGGGCTGTTCTGGGTCCAGCCTCTGGCAGGAAGCTCTGGGCTCCAAAGGCTGGGTGCCTGGGACTGTTGGTGGTCAGGGGCCCCAGTTGATTTCGAAGTAACAGAATATTCAGATGGAGCCTGGGTTGCTGGGAAAGTGCCCGTTTTCTGAGTGTGGGAGTCAAAAGTACTTCTCTGCTCTTACTGTCTGCCCGGTGCTCCGTGGCACACATAACGTGCAATAGCTCTGACTCTTCTTAACGACCTTGGAAAGCCCACAGACTCCCATTATGCAGTGAAGGAAACTGGAGTTTCAGGAAGTTCAGCTCTTTGTTCAAGGCCGCACAGCTTGAGAGAAGCCAAGCTGGGCATCAGGaccctccctggcctctgcctgtGCGGAAGCAGTTAggatggaggcaggaggggggtaAGGGCACCAAACCCCAAACTTAGGTTCAAATAGGAGGTCACCTTGCCCAGGCACCTCTGAGAGCCACAGGGAGAGGCCTGGGTAAAGAAAGTTACCAAATTTTGTTAATCGGGCCGCTTGAAGGGAGTTGGAGAGGGAAAACACAGGGTGTGGAATGACCTTGAGCTCGAGGGTCTTGTCCCCACGTCTAAGTAGGGGCTTAGGACCTGGGCCTTTGAGCTGGACTGCCAGCTACAAGCTGTGCCCCGACTCCTgctggttgtgtgaccttgggccctGCTCTCCttctgccttggtttcctcttctGTCACCTGGGCTGTGGTAAGGAGTGAATGCGTTCATCCACGCAGAGGTCTTAGAATGCACCTGGAACGTGATGACGGTTCTGTGACTGTTGTTGGCTGTTTTCTAAGAGATGGAGGAGAGGCCCCATACGACTGgttcttttctgattttgtttaatGAGCTGTATCTCAGGGGGGAAAACtcagctccctggagaaggagatggcaacccactccagtattctttcctggagaatcccatggacagtggagcctgacggCTAcatacagtcagtccatgggatcgcaaagagttggacacgactgagcgattgacaCTTAGCTGACAAGCCACCTCAGCTTTGTGCCTGGGATGTGAAGGCTGGATTTTATATTCCAGGGAAAAGGACCTTTGTTGAGAACTGGTTTCCTTTTGGAAACTGGAGGTGGCAGGGAATCCCTGACATCTTTGGGGATTAGTTGAATGCCCAGGAACCCCTAGAAAAGCCACATTCCCTGTGTTAGATTCCCCGTAACAGATTACCACAAATACAGTGATttaagacaacacacacacacacacaaaaaacgaCACAAACTTGCTCTCCtacagtcctggagaccagaagtccaaaatcggCCTTTCTGAGCTACCGTCGGCAGGCTGATTCCTTCAGGAGGCTCCAGGGGAAAAccgtttctttgttcttttccgtGTCTAGAGGTGtgccccctccccgccaccccgCTCCACATTCAAGGCCACTGGCACGGCATCTGCagatctctttctctctgtccttctgcttctgttactaCAGTACCATCTCTCTGAGTCCTCCAGAATCACTTTTATAAGACTGGATGTTCTTATTTGGATCCTTATATTAATAAAGATATAAGAATCCTTATAATGATCTGGCTCCCCCAGATAATCCATAATCCATGGTAGTCCCTCCAATTCAAGATCCTTCATTAATTGACGtctgcaaagtctcttttgcCAAATGAGGTGGCCTATACACAGATTCTGGGGATGAAGACTCGGGCATCTTGGGAAGAAGGCATTATCCAACCCTCCACACTGTTCTGTGATTcccccaggcacctctgcccTTCTGAAAGatcatttggtttaaaaaaactcTACTTGGACCAAAGATTGCAAAATCTGCTCCCTCCAGTGACACTGAATTGGTCCATGgtaatattttgcatttctatGCATCACATTTCTCAAGTTCTGTGTTTTGACTATGTTTTAGCTAATGAGCTATTTTAGTAACATCTTTTTCTCATTGGCAAAGATGAAGTGacaagcagttttttaaaaatagtaggcAGAAGGAAGTGGATGTACAAATACCCACAATGTCAAGTTTAATGCAGGCCATCCATGATTCTAGAGGCTTTGCTTCTAAAGGGTGCTCTGGACTGTTAGACTCAGAGGacaatttttgttgttatttcaaaCAGGTAAGTAAAATTCTCCCACTGAATCTTATCACACATTTGTAGAGATGTATCTTTTAGCAGCATCACCTCGCTACCCCTGACATATACCCTAATGTCCCATTGAGAAGTTGATGACACAGTGTCCCAGGAATCAGTGTCTAAAGAAGCCATGAAAATTACCTTCATCTCCCAGAACTCCTCCTTTGGCCTGAGAGCAACCAAAGGAAATACCCAGGCCCTTTCTGGGTGCTGGGCATACAGCATTGAGCAGGACCTCTTTCTGTTATCCCGAGGCCAATGAAAGCCAAAATAAGCCAGAAATCATAGGAAAGTACAGTCTTAAGAAACTTCTCTGAACAGAGAATGAAATatcttagattttaaaattactaCCACAAACCTAAACTACTATAAAGTAAAAAGAGGCAGACGTTATTTTCCAATAAAACTAGCTGAACTTTGGGGGCGTTTGTCCTGCCTGAtttggtgccaggcactgttctagtgGGCTTCGcacgtaaagaacccacctgccaatgcaaaagacaaggattcaatccctgggttgggaaaatctgctggaggaggaaatggctacccacttcagtattcttgtctgggaaatcgcatgaacagaggagcctggtgggctgcagtccatgagggtctcaagagagtcagacacagcttagcaactaagcaacaactgTTCTAAATACTTTCCTTGCATAAACCCATTTAATCTTCTTTACCCAGTGAGGTGGTTACCaagtattcccattttataggtgaagacACTGAGGCCAAGGAAGGTTAAGTAAATGGTGGGGTGGACTTTAAGCCCAGGTTACAAGCAACTGCAAGGTTACATCTGTCTTCCTGAAAGAAGGGAAGTGTATGTGGGGGTGAAGGACACAGACCCTGAGATGagatttctttgggattgaagttCAGCTCTGCCTTTTACCAGCTGTACAATCACAAATAAACTTAACTCCTTGGTGCTTCCTTCTTGTTGAAGCCTAATAACCCAAGGCCTCTAGGAACATATGTGTCGCTAGTCCAAGTTAGATTTGCCTATTTGTTGCAGCAAGGAAGAGTGTTTGCCAGAGGAATCAGGAGGCCTCAAAAAGTAGAGACCTCAAATAGAGAGGTAAATATTTGAGTAGGAGCCAAAGATATAAATTTGGAATTTATCAGCATACAGGAAATACTCAAAGTCATTGGAAATGGATGACACCACCTGTGGAGAAATTCTAGgccaaaacatgttttaaaataaaagataaggaaCAGtactgaagaaaaacatttttaaagtttggcTGAAAGAATA includes the following:
- the C5H1orf115 gene encoding required for drug-induced death protein 1, with the protein product MTVGARLRSKAAGSLPRCGPLARGRGRTEGDEEAAAILEHLESGAEAAESEASAQRPGSRGARRVHLAVLPERYEPLEEQVPSEKPKKRYRKKLKKCGKNVGKFITKGCRYIVIGLQGFAAAYSAPFGVATSVVSFVR